A stretch of the Agromyces larvae genome encodes the following:
- a CDS encoding MarR family winged helix-turn-helix transcriptional regulator, producing the protein MSVHEIPTTVLDRLLQIGALFDKDMARAFAGTGLTPARVRALWVVRHLGPQTQHALAEHLEVSARNVTGLVDGLVASGHVRRTPHPTDRRAVLVELTERADADMTRMQRDHAELSALLLAAVAPADRAAFERGVAAVADRLAELVADADASAPVEESAR; encoded by the coding sequence ATGTCAGTTCACGAAATCCCCACCACCGTGCTCGATCGGCTGCTGCAGATCGGCGCGCTGTTCGACAAGGACATGGCGCGCGCGTTCGCCGGCACCGGGCTCACGCCGGCGAGGGTGCGTGCGCTCTGGGTGGTCCGCCACCTCGGGCCGCAGACGCAGCACGCCCTGGCCGAGCACCTCGAAGTGAGCGCCCGCAATGTGACGGGCCTGGTGGACGGGCTCGTGGCATCCGGTCATGTCCGACGCACCCCGCACCCGACCGACCGCCGCGCGGTGCTGGTCGAGCTCACCGAGCGCGCGGATGCCGACATGACCCGGATGCAACGCGACCACGCCGAACTCTCGGCGCTGCTGCTCGCCGCCGTGGCCCCCGCCGATCGGGCCGCGTTCGAACGCGGCGTCGCTGCGGTGGCCGATCGGCTCGCGGAACTCGTCGCGGACGCCGACGCTTCCGCGCCGGTCGAGGAGTCGGCACGATGA